From one Sphingomonas sp. BT-65 genomic stretch:
- a CDS encoding SPOR domain-containing protein, with the protein MNARRILTITVSGLVLGAPVVGGPTLIGAFTVVANGKLVTQDSRAAAKEAKAARNALKGGNPQMAVTHAEAAVTFDPKNGEYRQLLGETYLFAGRFISAAQALNEALSLDPANGRVALNLALAQIATGEWTTARQTLETHAAHIPASDRGLAIALAGDPGSAIALLTDAARQPGADAKTRQNLALALALAGNWQQARAVAGIDLSPDQLDGRIMQWASFSRPQNAYDQVAALLGVTPIADGGQPQQLALANSMSTAVAAQQVADPVETYMPDTGVAAAAVAPAPATAVDVAMTGETAAPAITAPSGQQIVFAPRQEVVQAIPAAVVKPALAKVEAGARKPLQVPVRAEVAEFKPGKGGWFVQLGAYDSVGVAQDAWGRSTKRIPVLKGMTPTSASISTGAGTFHRLAVGGFDRAGADTLCRKVRASGGNCFVRTGAGDKTASWAKPARVQVASR; encoded by the coding sequence ATGAACGCACGTCGCATTCTCACCATCACCGTCTCGGGGCTGGTGCTCGGCGCGCCGGTCGTCGGCGGACCGACGCTGATCGGCGCCTTCACCGTCGTCGCCAACGGCAAGCTCGTCACGCAGGACAGCCGCGCCGCCGCGAAGGAAGCCAAGGCGGCGCGCAACGCGCTCAAGGGCGGCAACCCGCAAATGGCGGTGACTCACGCCGAAGCCGCGGTGACCTTCGATCCCAAGAATGGCGAATATCGCCAGCTGCTCGGCGAGACCTATCTGTTCGCCGGCCGCTTCATCTCGGCGGCGCAGGCGCTCAATGAGGCGCTGTCGCTCGATCCGGCCAATGGCCGCGTCGCGCTCAACCTCGCGCTCGCGCAGATCGCGACGGGCGAGTGGACCACCGCGCGCCAGACGCTCGAGACCCATGCCGCGCACATCCCGGCGAGCGACCGTGGCCTCGCCATCGCGCTGGCCGGCGATCCCGGCTCGGCGATCGCGCTGCTCACCGATGCCGCGCGCCAGCCCGGCGCAGACGCCAAGACCCGCCAGAACCTCGCGCTCGCGCTCGCGCTCGCCGGCAACTGGCAGCAGGCGCGCGCCGTAGCGGGGATCGATCTCTCGCCCGACCAGCTCGACGGCCGCATCATGCAATGGGCGAGCTTCTCGCGCCCGCAGAACGCCTATGACCAGGTCGCGGCGCTGCTCGGCGTCACGCCGATTGCGGACGGCGGCCAGCCCCAGCAGCTCGCGCTCGCCAACTCGATGTCGACCGCGGTCGCCGCGCAGCAGGTCGCCGATCCGGTCGAGACCTATATGCCCGACACCGGCGTCGCTGCTGCTGCGGTTGCCCCTGCGCCCGCCACGGCCGTGGACGTCGCGATGACTGGCGAGACCGCCGCGCCCGCGATCACCGCGCCCAGCGGCCAGCAGATCGTCTTCGCGCCGCGCCAGGAGGTCGTCCAGGCGATCCCCGCCGCGGTGGTGAAGCCGGCGCTTGCCAAGGTGGAGGCAGGCGCGCGCAAGCCGCTGCAGGTTCCCGTCAGGGCCGAGGTCGCCGAGTTCAAGCCGGGCAAGGGCGGCTGGTTCGTCCAGCTCGGCGCCTATGACAGCGTCGGTGTGGCGCAGGACGCCTGGGGCCGCTCGACGAAGCGCATCCCGGTGCTCAAGGGGATGACCCCGACAAGCGCCAGCATCTCGACCGGCGCCGGCACCTTCCACCGCCTCGCGGTGGGCGGCTTCGACCGCGCCGGGGCCGACACGCTGTGCCGCAAGGTGCGTGCGAGCGGCGGCAACTGCTTCGTGCGCACCGGCGCCGGCGACAAGACAGCGAGCTGGGCCAAGCCTGCGCGCGTGCAGGTCGCCTCGCGCTGA
- a CDS encoding dihydroorotase family protein, which yields MNLIFRNARLVCPERGESDGELYVANHEIAAQAPEGAEVIDCGGRLLAPALTDLGVFAMDKAACRAGGIARIGLMPDQSPVLDGPGIVQRAADMGKPELWVHPIAAATRGLEGKDLAEFAINAEAGARAIATGRGWIADSGVMRRVLAYARDCGLTVIAHAEDGGLASQAVATEGETATRLGLPAAPAIAEALAIARDLMLVEETGAAIHFRQVTTAAGFELVRKAKARGLSVTCGITPAHLLLSDINVTDFRTFARLSPPLRDEADRQAALAALADGTIDLLCSSHDPRGPEEKRLPFADSMPGMAGAETLLALGLGLVRDGRIGLDQFFALVASNPAKLLGIEAGTLAPGMPADLVLVDPEAPWQIDSDRMAGKAGNTPFDGLPVQGKAVRLFKGGAEIA from the coding sequence ATGAACCTGATCTTCCGCAACGCCCGGCTGGTGTGCCCCGAGCGCGGCGAAAGCGACGGCGAGCTCTACGTCGCCAATCACGAGATCGCCGCGCAGGCGCCCGAAGGTGCAGAGGTGATCGACTGCGGGGGCAGACTGCTTGCCCCTGCGCTCACCGATCTCGGCGTGTTCGCGATGGACAAGGCGGCGTGCCGCGCGGGCGGCATCGCGCGCATCGGCCTGATGCCCGACCAGTCGCCGGTGCTCGACGGACCCGGCATCGTCCAGCGCGCCGCCGACATGGGCAAACCCGAATTGTGGGTCCACCCGATCGCAGCCGCGACGCGCGGACTGGAGGGCAAGGACCTCGCTGAGTTCGCGATCAACGCCGAGGCTGGGGCGCGGGCGATCGCCACCGGGCGCGGCTGGATCGCCGATTCGGGCGTGATGCGCCGTGTGCTCGCCTATGCGCGCGACTGCGGGCTGACGGTGATCGCGCATGCCGAGGATGGCGGGCTTGCCAGCCAGGCGGTGGCGACCGAGGGCGAGACCGCGACGCGGCTGGGCCTGCCCGCCGCCCCGGCGATCGCCGAGGCGCTGGCGATCGCGCGTGATCTGATGCTCGTTGAGGAAACCGGCGCGGCGATCCATTTCCGCCAGGTGACGACGGCGGCGGGCTTCGAGCTGGTCCGCAAGGCCAAGGCACGTGGACTTAGCGTGACCTGCGGAATCACCCCGGCGCATCTGCTGCTGTCGGACATCAACGTCACCGACTTCCGCACCTTCGCGCGGCTCTCCCCGCCGCTGCGCGACGAAGCCGACCGGCAAGCGGCGCTGGCGGCGCTCGCCGACGGGACGATCGACCTGCTCTGCTCGAGCCATGATCCGCGCGGTCCCGAGGAGAAGCGCCTGCCCTTCGCCGATTCGATGCCCGGCATGGCGGGCGCCGAGACGCTGCTGGCGCTGGGCCTGGGGCTGGTGCGCGACGGACGCATCGGGCTCGACCAGTTCTTCGCACTGGTTGCGAGTAATCCCGCGAAACTGCTTGGGATCGAAGCTGGAACGCTGGCGCCCGGTATGCCCGCGGACCTCGTGCTCGTCGATCCCGAGGCGCCGTGGCAGATCGATTCGGACCGTATGGCGGGCAAGGCCGGCAATACCCCGTTCGACGGGCTGCCGGTGCAGGGCAAGGCCGTGCGACTGTTCAAGGGCGGCGCGGAGATCGCCTGA
- a CDS encoding aspartate carbamoyltransferase catalytic subunit — MQPPIDHRPGAQIQGRAVFPHAHLTGISGLQPHEILFLLDEAEQWIEANRTRAKSDHRLDGLTQINAFFENSTRTLLSFEIAGKRLGADVVNMHAAQSSVKKGETLIDTAVTLNAMRADVIVIRHMSSGAVQLIADKVDCPVLNAGDGSHEHPTQALLDALTIRRRRGAIAHQRVVICGDILHSRVARSNILALTALAAEVRVVAPSTLMPAAIEKMGVTPFTDFDAALDGADVVMMLRLQNERMSGAYIPSTREYHLNYGLTEERLERAKPDALVMHPGPMNRGVEITSSVADMPGRSAITEQVEMGVAVRMACLDVLTRRARGVEGWA; from the coding sequence ATGCAGCCGCCGATCGATCATCGCCCCGGCGCCCAGATCCAGGGGCGCGCCGTGTTCCCGCACGCGCACCTGACGGGCATTTCGGGCCTTCAGCCGCACGAGATATTGTTCCTGCTCGACGAGGCGGAGCAATGGATCGAGGCGAACCGGACCCGCGCCAAGAGCGACCACCGGCTCGATGGGCTCACCCAGATCAACGCCTTTTTCGAGAATTCGACGCGGACCTTGCTCTCGTTCGAGATCGCGGGGAAGCGGCTCGGCGCCGATGTCGTCAACATGCACGCGGCGCAGTCGAGCGTGAAGAAGGGCGAGACGCTGATCGACACCGCGGTGACGCTCAACGCGATGCGCGCCGACGTGATTGTGATCCGGCACATGAGCTCGGGCGCGGTGCAGCTGATCGCCGACAAGGTCGACTGCCCGGTGCTCAACGCCGGCGACGGCAGCCACGAGCATCCGACGCAGGCGCTGCTCGATGCGCTCACGATCCGGCGGCGGCGCGGTGCCATCGCGCACCAGCGCGTGGTGATCTGCGGCGACATATTGCACAGCCGCGTCGCGCGCTCGAACATCCTCGCGCTCACCGCCCTCGCCGCCGAAGTGCGCGTGGTCGCGCCCTCGACGCTGATGCCGGCGGCGATCGAGAAGATGGGCGTGACGCCCTTCACCGATTTCGATGCGGCGCTCGACGGCGCGGACGTTGTGATGATGCTGCGGCTGCAGAATGAGCGGATGTCGGGCGCGTACATCCCCTCGACCCGCGAATATCACCTCAACTACGGGCTGACCGAGGAGCGGCTCGAGCGCGCCAAGCCCGATGCGCTGGTGATGCACCCCGGGCCGATGAACCGCGGGGTCGAGATCACCTCTTCGGTCGCCGACATGCCCGGCCGCTCGGCGATCACCGAGCAGGTCGAGATGGGCGTGGCGGTGCGCATGGCGTGCCTCGACGTGCTCACCCGGCGCGCACGCGGCGTGGAGGGCTGGGCATGA
- a CDS encoding DUF805 domain-containing protein, translated as MKSYLAILRHHLTSLHRFSGRDTADRFWAWAITVLVLLLVGFGMAAQPLMAGWFARIDRFAREHPELATRTVGPGGYSVQIQGHHPELMPDFGPFIGLTAAVAVIAFVLLAASLTRRLHDTGRSGAWGLLPFPFLITGFWYMSAMFQDRAAPPDIRTFALLFANNIVYLGTIALLIFFTIQRGTPGANRYGPPPVSR; from the coding sequence ATGAAGAGCTATCTCGCGATCCTGCGCCATCACCTGACCAGCCTCCACCGCTTCTCGGGCCGTGACACGGCGGATCGCTTCTGGGCCTGGGCAATCACCGTCCTGGTCCTACTTCTAGTCGGGTTCGGCATGGCCGCCCAGCCGCTCATGGCCGGATGGTTCGCGCGGATCGACCGTTTTGCGCGCGAGCATCCCGAGCTGGCGACGCGCACCGTGGGGCCGGGCGGTTATTCGGTTCAGATCCAGGGCCATCATCCCGAGCTGATGCCCGATTTCGGCCCGTTCATCGGCCTGACCGCGGCGGTCGCGGTGATCGCCTTCGTGCTGCTCGCCGCGTCGCTCACCCGCCGGCTGCACGATACCGGGCGGAGCGGTGCCTGGGGACTGCTCCCGTTCCCCTTCCTGATCACCGGCTTCTGGTACATGAGCGCGATGTTCCAGGACCGCGCCGCGCCGCCCGACATCCGCACCTTCGCGCTGCTGTTCGCCAACAACATCGTCTATCTCGGCACGATCGCGCTGCTCATCTTCTTCACGATCCAGCGCGGCACGCCGGGTGCGAACCGCTACGGCCCGCCGCCGGTCAGTCGTTAA
- a CDS encoding S10 family peptidase → MRQLLLAATFLALPALAQDKPAAPPKDAKEAMKAEAEAAQARPPVEEQSAVSKGSVTVGGQRIAYTATAGTLTVRDDEAKPTASYFYTAYTSDGGGANRPVTFFYNGGPGSPTIWLHMGSFAPVRVTTANPEYIRPAPYGFGPNPYSLIDKSDLVFIDAIGAGWSRPLGDKTGKDFWGVDQDADGFARAITRYIAKNNRWRSPKILFGESYGTLRNPVVAAKLEEDGISFNGMVQFSTIMNYGVRQSGYDQNYLTLLPTMAVTAWYHNRLPNRPADLRAFVDEVRGFTTGAYAAALAKGSNIPAIEKQAVAKQMAAYIGLSEAFILRADLRIDLAHFQTELLRERRLAVGRLDSRYTLNMTDANADSPGDDPSSTAVSGAFVATFQDYATRVLGYKTEMPYRMTARGPGWSWDWKHSPPNATQPQTTPNSGLDLAWTMRTNPYLKVMFVNGYYDFATAFFGAEFDASHMLLDEALQRNIDFTYYEAGHMVYLNPDELAKMHGDLSRWYDKVLEAPARPAPRPGTQP, encoded by the coding sequence ATGCGCCAATTGCTTCTCGCCGCCACCTTCCTCGCGCTTCCTGCGCTCGCCCAGGACAAGCCCGCCGCGCCGCCCAAGGACGCCAAGGAAGCGATGAAGGCCGAGGCCGAGGCGGCGCAGGCGCGCCCGCCGGTCGAGGAGCAGAGCGCGGTCAGCAAGGGCAGCGTCACGGTGGGCGGGCAGCGCATCGCCTATACCGCGACCGCCGGTACGCTGACGGTGCGCGACGACGAGGCCAAGCCGACCGCGAGCTATTTCTACACCGCCTATACAAGCGACGGCGGCGGGGCGAACCGCCCGGTCACCTTCTTCTACAATGGCGGGCCGGGGTCGCCGACGATCTGGCTACACATGGGCAGCTTCGCCCCGGTGCGGGTGACCACCGCCAACCCCGAATATATCCGCCCCGCCCCCTATGGCTTCGGACCCAACCCCTATTCGCTGATCGACAAGAGCGACCTCGTCTTCATCGACGCGATCGGCGCGGGCTGGTCGCGGCCGCTGGGCGACAAGACCGGCAAGGATTTCTGGGGCGTCGACCAGGATGCCGACGGCTTCGCACGGGCGATCACGCGCTACATCGCCAAGAACAATCGCTGGCGCAGCCCCAAGATCCTGTTCGGCGAAAGCTATGGCACGCTGCGCAATCCAGTGGTCGCGGCGAAGCTGGAGGAGGACGGGATCAGCTTCAACGGCATGGTCCAGTTCTCGACGATCATGAACTATGGCGTGCGCCAGTCGGGCTATGACCAGAACTACCTGACGCTGCTCCCGACGATGGCGGTGACGGCGTGGTATCACAACCGCCTGCCCAATCGCCCGGCAGACCTGCGTGCGTTCGTCGACGAGGTGCGCGGCTTCACCACCGGCGCCTACGCCGCGGCGCTGGCCAAGGGGTCGAATATTCCGGCGATCGAGAAGCAAGCGGTAGCGAAGCAGATGGCCGCCTATATCGGCCTCAGCGAAGCGTTCATCCTGCGCGCCGACCTGCGCATCGACCTGGCGCACTTCCAGACCGAACTGTTGCGCGAGCGGCGGCTCGCGGTGGGGCGGCTCGATTCGCGCTACACGCTCAACATGACCGACGCGAACGCCGACAGCCCGGGCGACGACCCGTCCTCGACCGCGGTGTCGGGCGCGTTCGTCGCGACGTTCCAGGACTATGCGACGCGCGTGCTCGGCTACAAGACCGAGATGCCCTATCGCATGACCGCGCGCGGGCCAGGCTGGAGCTGGGACTGGAAGCATAGCCCGCCCAATGCGACGCAGCCGCAGACCACCCCCAACTCAGGGCTCGATCTCGCCTGGACGATGCGCACCAACCCCTATCTCAAGGTGATGTTCGTCAACGGCTATTACGACTTCGCCACCGCCTTTTTCGGCGCGGAGTTCGATGCCTCGCACATGCTGCTCGACGAGGCGCTGCAACGGAACATCGACTTCACCTACTATGAGGCGGGGCACATGGTGTACCTCAACCCCGACGAGCTGGCGAAGATGCACGGCGACCTTTCGCGCTGGTACGACAAGGTGCTCGAGGCCCCTGCCCGCCCCGCGCCGCGTCCAGGAACGCAGCCTTAA
- the ruvX gene encoding Holliday junction resolvase RuvX, producing the protein MITTDRAVFREALPGGGRLLGLDVGTKTIGTALCDAGWSFASPALLIKRTKFTADKAALAALVAGQQVKGLVIGLPLNLDGTDSPRTQSTRAFARNVEDLGLPVLLWDERWSTAAVERQMIAEDLSRAKRAERVDKLAASYILQGAIDALAAG; encoded by the coding sequence ATGATCACCACCGACCGCGCCGTATTCCGCGAGGCTCTGCCCGGCGGCGGGCGGCTGCTGGGGCTCGACGTAGGGACCAAGACGATCGGGACTGCCCTTTGTGACGCGGGCTGGTCGTTCGCCAGCCCCGCGCTGCTGATCAAGCGCACCAAGTTCACCGCGGACAAGGCCGCGCTCGCCGCGCTGGTCGCCGGGCAGCAGGTCAAGGGGCTGGTGATCGGCTTACCGCTGAACCTCGACGGCACCGACAGCCCGCGCACGCAATCGACGCGCGCCTTCGCCCGCAATGTCGAGGATCTCGGCCTGCCGGTGCTGCTGTGGGACGAGCGCTGGTCGACCGCGGCGGTCGAACGCCAGATGATCGCCGAGGACCTCTCGCGCGCCAAGCGCGCCGAGCGAGTCGACAAGCTCGCGGCGAGCTACATCCTGCAAGGGGCGATCGACGCGCTGGCGGCGGGTTGA
- a CDS encoding DUF3089 domain-containing protein: protein MARKFLYIVAVLIVLALAATFAYRIWGAELLRQAMVPGARFESQAALPADSYARAEMWLARPDQPGNPALWTPEGYAAAKEPVAAVFFIHPTSYLNRAHWNAPLDDKEANDRAALFLRGQASAFNGAGAVWAPRYRQATFGAFLTSKDDAQKALDLAYRDISAAFDQFLKEAGDRPILLGGHSQGALHLTRLLHERVAGKPVAKRVVAAYVVGWPVSKTADLPRLGLAECVRADQTGCILSWQSFAEPADPSLLLDTFDATAGFTGAPRAGTPMICTNPITGTPGAGAEAGANLGSLVPSADFSTAALQKGVVAARCEGRGVLMIGNPPEGLGGQYVLPGNNYHVFDYSLFWANVRADAERRLAAYRKQRLSRLFGLSRAG from the coding sequence GTGGCACGCAAATTCCTCTACATCGTGGCGGTGCTTATCGTGCTCGCACTTGCAGCAACCTTTGCCTATCGCATTTGGGGCGCCGAACTGCTCCGGCAGGCGATGGTGCCGGGCGCGCGCTTCGAATCGCAGGCCGCGCTGCCGGCGGACAGCTATGCCCGCGCCGAGATGTGGCTGGCGCGGCCCGACCAGCCGGGTAATCCTGCATTGTGGACGCCCGAGGGCTATGCGGCTGCAAAGGAGCCCGTTGCCGCGGTCTTCTTCATCCACCCGACCTCGTACCTCAACCGCGCGCACTGGAACGCGCCGCTCGACGACAAGGAAGCCAATGATCGCGCCGCTTTGTTCCTGCGAGGCCAGGCGAGCGCGTTCAACGGCGCGGGCGCGGTGTGGGCGCCGCGCTATCGCCAGGCGACGTTCGGCGCGTTCCTGACGAGCAAGGACGATGCGCAGAAGGCGCTCGACCTCGCCTATCGCGACATCTCGGCGGCGTTCGACCAGTTCCTCAAGGAAGCGGGTGACCGGCCGATCCTGCTCGGCGGGCACAGCCAGGGCGCGCTGCACCTCACCCGGCTGCTGCACGAGCGCGTGGCGGGCAAGCCGGTCGCGAAGCGCGTTGTCGCGGCCTATGTCGTCGGCTGGCCGGTGTCCAAGACAGCGGACCTGCCGCGGCTCGGCCTCGCCGAATGCGTGCGCGCCGACCAGACCGGGTGCATCCTCTCGTGGCAGAGCTTCGCCGAGCCCGCCGATCCGTCGCTGCTGCTCGACACGTTCGACGCCACTGCTGGGTTCACCGGCGCGCCGCGCGCGGGCACCCCGATGATCTGCACCAACCCGATCACCGGCACGCCCGGTGCAGGCGCGGAAGCTGGCGCCAACCTCGGCAGCCTCGTCCCCTCCGCCGATTTCTCGACCGCTGCGCTCCAGAAGGGCGTGGTGGCGGCGCGCTGCGAGGGGCGCGGCGTGCTGATGATCGGCAATCCGCCCGAGGGGCTGGGCGGGCAATATGTGCTGCCCGGCAACAACTATCACGTGTTCGACTATTCGCTGTTCTGGGCGAATGTCCGCGCCGATGCCGAGCGGCGGCTGGCGGCGTATCGCAAGCAGCGGCTGTCGCGCCTGTTCGGCCTGAGCCGGGCGGGATGA
- a CDS encoding DUF4153 domain-containing protein: protein MTSRIEEQDERWPLLPVLLAGLGLATGLITHWIIGSDHQPQISALRLALLSFVSVSALIFGFVVERSDLRRSILFALGCGLVAALILYFNGATSGWSETEGWRVFSLALAIGIAAPLFQAGRESGFRPISYPAAHDHTWTNAVLWCLSWAFVAVTMLLSFLLAALFQLIGIDFLRDLLEKEWFWRALVGLAFGLGLALLREHSRIVALLRNVAMLVLGVLAPVLAIGLGLFLLALPFTGLQPLWEATKSTTPILLGCVVGALLLVNAVIGNGADDAPRNRVLRWAALVLALVIFPLAVIAQLATGLRIGQYGYTPERLWALTFVILATVVAVAYLVSVVRGRGAWAERVRPVNLNLAILTCAVALLLATPILSFNAISTRDQVARLESGQVAPDKFDWAALAFDFGEPGRAALAKLAASNNPAFRRIAADIAKKKSRWQIERTAPDPASRLAALDKRLRILPRAVALPPALREALLGPEACGSGDDRPCTLIYEAGARRGWRSTTIAIAIFPNRIPLPRASSRFRGVAPIRCISGSTAEAGMRSRPTMCSSVRPPSARRSRTAIARASSKSARSSAASSSSAGCRSATRSNNRA, encoded by the coding sequence ATGACGTCGCGCATCGAAGAGCAGGACGAACGCTGGCCGCTCCTGCCGGTCCTGCTCGCAGGGCTGGGCCTTGCCACTGGCCTCATCACGCACTGGATCATCGGCAGCGACCATCAGCCCCAGATCAGCGCGCTCCGCCTCGCGCTGCTGAGCTTCGTCAGCGTCTCGGCGCTGATCTTCGGCTTCGTCGTGGAGCGCAGCGACCTGCGCCGCTCGATCCTCTTCGCGCTCGGCTGCGGTTTGGTCGCCGCGTTGATCCTCTATTTCAACGGCGCCACCTCGGGCTGGAGCGAGACCGAGGGTTGGCGCGTGTTCAGCCTGGCGCTCGCGATCGGCATCGCCGCGCCCTTGTTCCAGGCCGGGCGCGAATCGGGCTTCCGGCCGATTTCCTATCCCGCCGCGCACGACCATACCTGGACCAACGCGGTGCTGTGGTGCCTCAGCTGGGCGTTCGTCGCTGTGACCATGCTGCTGTCGTTCCTGCTCGCCGCCCTGTTCCAGCTCATCGGCATCGATTTCCTGCGCGACCTGCTCGAGAAAGAATGGTTCTGGCGCGCGCTGGTGGGGCTCGCCTTCGGTCTCGGCCTCGCATTGCTGCGCGAGCACAGCCGGATCGTCGCGCTGCTCCGGAATGTCGCGATGCTGGTGCTCGGTGTGCTCGCGCCGGTGCTGGCGATCGGGCTCGGCCTGTTCCTGCTGGCTTTGCCCTTCACCGGTCTCCAACCGTTGTGGGAGGCGACTAAGTCGACCACCCCGATCCTGCTCGGCTGCGTCGTCGGCGCGCTGCTGCTGGTCAATGCGGTGATCGGCAACGGCGCCGATGACGCGCCGCGCAACCGCGTGCTGCGCTGGGCGGCTTTGGTGCTGGCGCTGGTGATCTTCCCGCTCGCGGTCATCGCCCAGCTCGCGACCGGGCTGCGGATCGGCCAATATGGCTACACGCCCGAGCGGCTGTGGGCGCTGACCTTCGTGATCCTCGCCACCGTCGTTGCCGTCGCCTATCTCGTCAGCGTGGTCCGCGGCCGCGGCGCCTGGGCGGAGCGGGTGCGCCCGGTCAACCTCAACCTCGCCATCCTCACCTGCGCCGTCGCATTACTGCTCGCCACGCCGATCCTGAGCTTCAACGCCATCTCGACCCGCGATCAGGTCGCGCGGCTCGAATCGGGTCAGGTGGCGCCCGACAAGTTCGACTGGGCGGCGCTCGCCTTCGACTTCGGCGAGCCGGGCAGGGCGGCGCTCGCGAAGCTCGCCGCCTCGAACAACCCCGCCTTCCGTCGGATCGCCGCCGACATCGCGAAGAAGAAATCCCGCTGGCAGATCGAGCGGACGGCGCCCGATCCCGCGTCCCGGCTCGCCGCGCTCGACAAGCGGCTGCGCATCCTCCCGCGCGCGGTCGCGCTGCCGCCGGCGCTGCGCGAGGCGTTGCTCGGTCCCGAGGCGTGCGGAAGCGGCGACGACCGGCCCTGTACCCTCATCTACGAAGCGGGCGCCCGGCGCGGATGGCGTTCAACGACTATTGCTATCGCGATCTTCCCGAACCGGATCCCACTTCCAAGGGCTTCGTCGCGCTTCAGGGGCGTTGCACCGATCCGGTGCATCTCCGGTTCGACGGCGGAAGCTGGGATGCGTTCGCGCCCAACGATGTGCTCGTCCGTACGCCCGCCCAGCGCAAGGCGATCGAGGACGGCTATCGCGAGGGCGAGCTCGAAGTCCGCCCGGTCGAGCGCCGCCAGCTCTTCGTCGGCGGGGTGCCGGTCGGCGACCCGTTCGAATAACCGCGCTTGA
- the gatC gene encoding Asp-tRNA(Asn)/Glu-tRNA(Gln) amidotransferase subunit GatC, with amino-acid sequence MSVDTATVKKVASLARIAISDTDAERLAPELNNILGWIEQLGEVDTSSVEPMTAVIPNKLRLRDDVVTDGGIRDDVLANAPLAEHGFFTVPKVIE; translated from the coding sequence ATGTCCGTAGACACCGCAACCGTGAAGAAGGTGGCGAGCCTCGCGCGCATCGCGATCAGCGATACCGATGCCGAGCGCCTCGCGCCCGAGCTCAACAACATCCTCGGCTGGATCGAGCAGCTCGGCGAGGTCGACACCTCGTCGGTCGAGCCGATGACCGCCGTCATCCCCAACAAGCTGCGCCTGCGCGACGATGTCGTCACCGACGGCGGCATCCGCGACGACGTGCTCGCCAACGCGCCGCTCGCCGAGCATGGCTTCTTCACCGTGCCGAAGGTGATTGAATGA